Proteins encoded within one genomic window of Polaribacter sp. NJDZ03:
- a CDS encoding alpha-amylase family glycosyl hydrolase, producing MKKITLLLLLITSLSYSQVQNTTFSVSPTTFNESDVITITVSGITAASWGISDIYLWSWSYDINDANAMDSPTNGSWTNSNEAQKLTNNSNGTYSITFKPSTFYSRTGLGRIGMLVKAKDGSGDKKTQDQYFEVGAYQLTLNAPTTTTTILNSGETLPIAATTSLSSNFSLKANGTVINQQNNTSTYNYTPTVTENTTFILEATNNGEIKSTTFKVIVKPTVSEAPVPVGMKDGINLNPSDNSKATLVFYAPEKEFIHLIGSFNNWEINNGYLLKKDSATDRFWIELTNLTPQTDYTYQYIINADLRVADPYSTVILDEYNDQYINATTYPNLPSYPTGETNHAVTLLRTGNADYVWQNTTYTKPAKTDLVIYELLIRDFDALHSYDAVKARLDYLEELGINAIEFLPVMEFDGNESWGYNPSFHMALDKYYGNTTSFKQFIDECHKRGIAVIIDVAFNHASGQNPYYRMYNTDNGGYSGQANSDSPFFNPTATHSYSVFNDFNHSKQAVKDYVKRVSQYWIDEYKIDGFRWDLTKGFTQNCASGDACTNAYQQDRVDVLKEYADDQWEIDPNFYIIFEHLGTNEEETEWVNYKLNEGKGIMVWGNHNHQYNQATMGFGTEADFSWISYKNRGWSVPANVSYMESHDEERLMYKNLQFGNVSGSYNVKDLNTALVREALAGAFYFTVPGPKMIWQFGELGYDISIEENGRTGNKPILWNYLDNVNRKNLKETWSKLIQLKLKYEIFETSNFTLNVGNANGLNTIHLSDASASGIQNITIIGNFGVTTQSISPAFQQTGTWYNLLEDNATISVTNKTTTISLAPGEFKVYANKPASLATDDFTIDDKSSIKLYPNPTKTHFVLSDKTNEVTIYDITGKQVKSFSKEVINTNYFEISMFKKGVYYIRIKDAKNETTTKKLIVN from the coding sequence ATGAAAAAAATTACACTACTTTTATTATTAATAACCTCTTTAAGCTATAGTCAGGTACAAAATACTACCTTTTCTGTTTCCCCTACTACTTTTAACGAGAGCGATGTTATAACCATTACGGTCTCCGGTATTACAGCTGCTTCTTGGGGAATTTCAGATATCTATTTATGGTCTTGGTCTTATGATATCAATGATGCAAACGCTATGGATTCTCCAACAAATGGAAGTTGGACGAACTCTAATGAAGCTCAAAAGCTAACAAACAATAGCAATGGTACTTATTCAATAACTTTTAAACCATCAACTTTCTATAGCAGAACTGGTTTAGGACGTATTGGTATGTTAGTTAAAGCTAAGGATGGTTCTGGAGATAAAAAAACTCAAGACCAATACTTTGAAGTTGGTGCTTATCAACTAACTTTAAATGCTCCTACAACCACTACAACAATATTAAATTCTGGAGAAACATTACCAATTGCTGCAACAACTTCGCTATCATCAAACTTTAGCTTAAAAGCAAATGGAACTGTTATTAATCAACAAAATAACACATCAACATACAACTACACTCCTACCGTTACAGAAAACACAACCTTTATTCTAGAAGCTACAAATAACGGAGAAATTAAAAGCACAACATTTAAAGTAATTGTAAAACCAACGGTTTCAGAAGCACCTGTTCCTGTAGGCATGAAAGACGGAATTAATTTAAACCCATCAGACAATTCAAAAGCTACTTTGGTTTTTTATGCTCCCGAAAAAGAGTTTATTCACCTAATTGGTAGTTTCAATAATTGGGAAATTAACAATGGCTATTTACTTAAAAAAGACAGTGCTACAGATCGTTTTTGGATTGAACTTACAAATTTAACTCCGCAAACAGATTATACATATCAATATATTATTAATGCAGACTTAAGAGTTGCAGACCCATACTCTACTGTAATTTTAGATGAATATAATGATCAATATATAAACGCAACAACTTACCCTAATTTACCAAGTTACCCTACGGGAGAAACCAACCACGCAGTTACTTTATTAAGAACTGGTAATGCAGATTATGTTTGGCAAAACACAACTTATACAAAACCGGCTAAAACAGACTTGGTTATTTATGAACTTTTAATAAGAGATTTTGATGCCTTACATTCTTATGATGCTGTAAAAGCAAGATTAGATTATTTAGAAGAATTAGGTATTAATGCCATCGAGTTTTTACCAGTTATGGAATTTGATGGCAATGAATCTTGGGGTTACAATCCTTCTTTTCACATGGCTTTAGATAAGTATTATGGAAACACTACTTCTTTTAAACAATTTATAGACGAATGCCATAAAAGAGGAATTGCAGTAATTATAGATGTTGCTTTTAATCATGCTTCTGGTCAAAATCCGTATTACAGAATGTACAATACAGATAATGGTGGTTATAGCGGACAAGCAAATTCAGATAGCCCTTTTTTCAATCCAACGGCAACACATTCGTACAGTGTTTTTAACGATTTTAATCACTCTAAACAAGCCGTAAAAGATTATGTGAAAAGAGTTTCTCAATATTGGATTGACGAATATAAAATTGATGGTTTTAGATGGGATTTAACCAAAGGATTTACTCAAAATTGTGCTTCTGGAGATGCTTGTACAAACGCATATCAGCAAGACCGAGTAGATGTTTTAAAAGAATATGCTGATGATCAATGGGAAATAGACCCTAATTTTTATATTATTTTCGAACATTTAGGAACCAACGAAGAGGAAACTGAATGGGTGAATTATAAATTAAATGAAGGAAAAGGAATTATGGTTTGGGGTAATCATAACCATCAATACAACCAAGCTACCATGGGGTTTGGAACCGAAGCCGATTTCTCTTGGATTTCTTACAAAAACAGAGGTTGGTCTGTGCCAGCAAACGTAAGCTATATGGAAAGCCATGACGAAGAGCGTTTAATGTATAAAAACCTACAATTTGGTAACGTTAGCGGAAGTTATAATGTTAAAGACTTAAATACAGCATTGGTTAGAGAAGCATTAGCAGGTGCTTTTTATTTTACAGTTCCTGGACCAAAAATGATTTGGCAATTCGGAGAATTAGGGTATGATATTTCTATAGAAGAAAATGGTAGAACAGGAAATAAACCAATTTTATGGAATTACTTAGACAATGTTAATAGAAAGAATTTAAAAGAAACTTGGTCTAAATTAATTCAATTAAAACTGAAATATGAAATTTTTGAAACTTCAAATTTCACTTTAAATGTTGGTAATGCTAACGGATTAAACACCATTCATTTATCAGATGCATCAGCGTCGGGTATACAAAACATTACTATTATCGGTAATTTTGGAGTAACTACACAGAGTATTTCTCCTGCTTTTCAACAAACAGGTACTTGGTATAATTTATTAGAAGATAACGCTACAATTTCTGTTACAAATAAAACGACTACTATTTCGTTAGCACCCGGTGAGTTTAAAGTGTATGCAAATAAACCAGCATCTCTTGCTACGGATGATTTTACGATAGACGATAAAAGTTCTATAAAACTGTATCCAAATCCGACTAAAACACACTTTGTTCTTTCTGATAAAACAAATGAAGTTACCATTTATGATATTACCGGAAAACAAGTAAAATCGTTTTCTAAAGAAGTGATAAACACCAATTATTTTGAAATATCAATGTTTAAAAAAGGTGTTTATTATATTAGAATTAAGGATGCCAAAAATGAAACTACAACTAAAAAACTGATTGTAAATTAA
- a CDS encoding DUF1569 domain-containing protein: MKNIFEKEITNDVIKRINNLSATSKPTWGKMSVSQMLAHCVVTYEMVFTDKFPKPNVFTRWILKMIVKNIVVSEKPFAKNGKTASQFVISDAREFEAEKKTLVNYVIKTQELGETYFEGKDSNSFGKLTAVEWNNSFYKHLDHHLTQFGV; the protein is encoded by the coding sequence ATGAAAAATATTTTCGAGAAAGAAATTACAAACGACGTAATTAAAAGAATCAATAATTTATCGGCTACATCAAAACCAACTTGGGGAAAAATGTCTGTATCTCAAATGTTAGCGCATTGTGTTGTTACGTATGAGATGGTTTTTACAGATAAGTTTCCAAAACCAAATGTTTTTACCAGATGGATTTTAAAAATGATTGTTAAAAACATTGTAGTGTCGGAAAAACCGTTTGCTAAAAATGGAAAAACGGCATCACAATTTGTTATTTCCGATGCTAGAGAATTTGAAGCTGAAAAGAAAACTTTAGTAAATTATGTTATTAAAACCCAAGAATTAGGAGAAACTTATTTTGAGGGTAAAGACTCTAATTCTTTTGGTAAACTAACTGCGGTAGAATGGAATAACTCTTTTTACAAGCATTTAGATCATCACTTAACTCAGTTTGGAGTTTAG
- the holA gene encoding DNA polymerase III subunit delta, which produces MNEIKDIVSDIKKGIIKPIYFLMGDEPYYIDKISDYIEEHILEEAEKGFNQQVMYGRDASIEDIVSAAKRYPMMAERQVIIVKEAQDLSRNIEKLVAYAENPQPTTVLVFNYKYKKLDKRKKLHKAIAKTGLIYESKKLYENQVSDWIRRVLSGKKYKIEPKASQMLVEFLGTDLSKISNELDKLMLILPKESIISDKHIEDNIGISKDFNNFELRKAVGEKDIVKANRIINYFAENPKNNPLVMTISLLNGYFTQLLSFHGLKDKSKSSVAKTLGVNPYFVDEYFLAARNYPMRKVAQIIAFLRDADVKSKGVGASQSQKDILKELLFKILH; this is translated from the coding sequence ATGAACGAAATAAAAGACATTGTTTCAGATATAAAGAAAGGAATTATAAAGCCAATTTATTTTTTAATGGGTGATGAGCCTTATTATATTGATAAAATTTCTGACTATATAGAAGAACATATTTTAGAGGAAGCCGAAAAAGGGTTTAATCAGCAGGTAATGTATGGTAGAGATGCAAGCATAGAAGATATTGTTTCTGCTGCAAAACGTTACCCAATGATGGCGGAAAGACAGGTGATAATTGTTAAAGAAGCACAAGATTTAAGTAGAAATATAGAAAAGTTAGTTGCGTATGCAGAGAATCCACAACCAACCACTGTCTTAGTTTTTAACTATAAATATAAAAAACTTGATAAACGTAAAAAACTGCACAAAGCAATTGCTAAAACAGGTTTAATTTATGAAAGTAAAAAACTGTATGAGAATCAGGTTTCAGATTGGATTCGTAGAGTTTTAAGTGGTAAAAAATATAAAATAGAACCCAAAGCATCTCAGATGTTAGTAGAGTTTTTAGGAACAGATTTAAGTAAGATTTCTAACGAGTTAGATAAATTAATGCTAATTCTGCCTAAAGAATCTATTATTAGTGATAAGCATATAGAAGACAATATTGGTATTTCTAAAGATTTTAATAATTTTGAATTGCGAAAAGCAGTAGGAGAGAAGGATATTGTAAAAGCTAATAGAATTATAAATTACTTTGCAGAAAACCCAAAGAATAATCCTTTGGTGATGACCATTTCTTTACTGAACGGGTATTTTACACAACTCCTTTCTTTTCATGGTTTAAAAGACAAATCTAAAAGTTCTGTAGCAAAAACATTAGGTGTTAATCCTTATTTTGTAGATGAATATTTTTTAGCCGCTAGAAATTATCCAATGCGTAAAGTGGCACAAATAATTGCTTTTTTAAGAGATGCAGACGTAAAAAGTAAAGGTGTTGGCGCAAGTCAATCTCAAAAAGATATATTAAAAGAATTATTGTTTAAAATATTACATTAA
- a CDS encoding type I restriction enzyme HsdR N-terminal domain-containing protein translates to MQKLNLPSYNFKLKSSENKTLIFDKLRKKYMVLTPEEWVRQHYVSFLIEEKKYPVSLIALEKQLTINNRKKRTDILVFNKEGNHEIIVECKAPSIKITQDTFDQIARYNLKLKANYLIVTNGLDHFYCKMDFEKETYIFLKNIPDYK, encoded by the coding sequence ATGCAAAAACTTAACCTACCTTCTTATAATTTCAAACTCAAAAGTAGCGAAAATAAGACGCTTATTTTTGATAAATTGAGAAAAAAATATATGGTTTTAACTCCAGAGGAATGGGTACGTCAACATTATGTTTCTTTTTTAATTGAAGAAAAAAAATATCCGGTTTCTTTAATTGCTTTAGAAAAACAATTGACCATTAATAATCGTAAAAAAAGAACGGATATTTTAGTTTTTAATAAAGAAGGAAACCATGAGATTATTGTAGAGTGTAAAGCACCTTCTATAAAAATAACTCAAGATACTTTCGATCAAATTGCACGATATAATTTAAAGTTAAAAGCCAATTACTTAATTGTTACCAACGGATTAGATCACTTTTATTGTAAAATGGATTTTGAAAAAGAAACCTATATTTTTCTAAAGAACATTCCTGATTATAAATAG